The genomic segment GGCCCTAATGCGCTTAGCCAAGCCAAAGTCAATGATGGTAACCTGGATTCCTTCCTTCGTGTGTTTTACACAGATATTGTCCTCCCTTATATCCTCGTGTACCCATCCCCGAGCATGGATACTTTCCACGATCTGGCACACTTCATGTGTGACCTCCAGACACTCTTGCCCAGAAGACTTGCCCTGCTCGAATACTTTTGCCCAAGTCTCGCCGGAGTATTCCGTAATCAGGGTGAGGGTCTCAGGGTAGACCCCAATTAACTTCTGCACGCCGGCCAATCCTTGGAGTGCTGCCAGAGCCGTTATTTCTACTACTAACGCATCAATAAAACCTTCGAAGTCGACACAGGTTTTGGCGACCCACTAGGAAGACCCAGATGATGCCAGGACACAGCTGCCGTACAACCCAGATCCCAGCATCTGTACACAGTCCTGGTCGAAGACGGAGTGGTAGGCGGCTGAGTCGAAGACGTCCACGTGGAGGCGTTCACACACCTTCCTAAGGCGTTCTACACTTGATGACTCCATCATGAGAAGCAATAAATATCCTTAACAAACTTTAGCGAATAGTTTGGGCGCCTGATATATATATCCGATATAACAATTAATTTAGGCAAGATGCTGGAAGACATTACACAGTGAAGATGATGGAAGAGATTAtccagtcaagatgatgctggaagatcagtagtcaagatgatgctggaggatcAGTAGTCAaaatgatgctggaggttcagtagtcaagttgattgtggaggttcagtagtcaagatgatgctggaggttcagtagtcaagatgatgctggaggttgattagttaagatgatgctggaggttcagtagtcaagatgatgctggaggatcagtagtcaagatgatgcaggAGGATcaatagtcaagatgatgctggaggttcagtagtcaagttgatgctggaggttcagtagtcaagatgatgctggaggttcagtagtcaagatgatgctggaggttcagtagtcaagatgatgctggaggttcagtagtcaagatgatgctggaggttcagtagtcaagttgatgctggaggttcagtagtcaagatgatgctggaggttcagtagtcaagatgatgctggaggttcagtagtcaagatgatgctggaggttcagtagtcaagatgatgctggaggttcagtagtcaagatgatgctggaggatcagtagtcaagatgatgcaggAGGATcaatagtcaagatgatgctggaggttgactagttaagatgatgctggaggttgattagttaagatgatgctggaggttgattagttaagatgatgctggaggttcagtagtcaagatgatgctggaggttcagtagtcaagatcatGCTGGAggatcagtagtcaagatgatgcaggAGGATCAATAGTCAAGATGATACTGGAGGTTGACTAgttaagatgatgctggaggttgattagttaagatgatgctggaggttgattagttaagatgatgctggaggttcagtagtcaagatgatgctggaggctcagcagtcaagatgatgctggaggatcagtagtcaagatgatgctggaggctcagcagtcaagatgatgctggaggatcagtagtcaagatgatgctggaggttaagtagtcaagatgatgcaggAGGATcaatagtcaagatgatgctggaggttgactagttaagatgatgctggaggttcagtagtcaagatcatGCTGGAttatcagtagtcaagatgatgcaggAGGATcaatagtcaagatgatgctggaggttgactagttaagatgatgctggaggttaagtagtcaagatgatgcaggAGGATcaatagtcaagatgatgctggaggttcagtagtcattGATCATTGTTTCTTGAATTTcttaaaacatgttttttaaaaacatgtttttagaaaacatgtttaaaaaaatgtttttaaaaacatgtttttaaaaaacatatttttgaaaaacatgtttttaaaaacatgtttttagaaaacatgtttttttcatgtttttacatgaaaaacatgaaaacatgtttttttcatgtgaaaacatatttttaaaaaacatGTATTTAGAAAACATGTTTTCTAAAAATATGTTtcttaaaaacatgtttttaaaaaacatgttttaGAAAACATGTTTTAAGAAAACATATTttttaaaaacatgtttttaaaataatgttttaaaaacatgttatttataACATGTTTTCACGTTATAACATGTTTGTGActgcacgccattctgaggtctcacccctcactataactctctgcttcatattgcttaggtactcccttatccactggagcgccctaccagttactccagcttatgcatcaaccttttatggggtactgtgtcaaaggctttcccacAGTCCaataaaatgcagtccgcccatccttctctttcttgtttaatctttgtcacctgatcgtagaattctatcaagcctgtaaggcaagatttaccctccctgaacccatgttgatgggttgtcacgaagtctcttctctccagatgtgttactaggttttttctcacaatcttctccatcaccttgcatggtatacaagttaaggacactggcctgtagttcagtgcctcttgtctgtcaccctttttaaataatagtactacattagcagtcttccatatttctggtaggtctcccgtttccagtgacctactatacactatggagagtggcaagcaaattgctcctgcacactctttcaataccccatggtgagattccatccggctcaacagcttttctcacatccagctccaataggtgctccttgacctcatctcttgtaatttcgaacctttccaaggtcacctggtttgctgccacctctcctagcgccgtgacttctccctgttctattgtaaagacctccttgaaccttttgttgttgttgttgttgtgtgtgtgtgtgtgtgtgtgtgtgtgtgtgtgtgtgtgtgctcacctaattgtgctcactcAGTTGTGCTTGTGAGGACTGAACTTTGTCTCATTAGTccagactctcaactgtcaattaactggtgtacaggttcttcagcctttcgagctctatcatatctacatttgaaactgtgtatggagtcagcctccaccacatcactgcctaatgcattccattgttaTCTatgctgacactgaaaaagttgtttttaatgtctctgtggctcatttgggtactcagtttctgccTGTCTCCCCTGGTGCGAgtaccacctgtatccccttgtgcgagtaccacctgtgtcccctggtgcgagtaccacctgtgtcccctggtgcgagtatcacctgtgtcccctggtgcgaGTACCACCTGTGTGCCCTGGTGcgagtaccacctgtgtcccctggtgcgagtaccacctgtgtaccctggtgcgagtaccacctgtgtcccctggtgcgaGTACCACCTGTGTACCCTGGTGCGAGTACCACCTGTGTACCCTGGTGCGAGTACCACCTGTGTACCCTGGTGCGAGTACCACCTGTGTACCCTGGTGCGAGTACCACTGTGTACCCTGGTGCGAGTACCACCTGTGTACCCTGGTGCGAGTACCACCTGTGTCAAATAATCTGTCCCTAATTTACTTGGATCTTACCTTAATTAATATTGCATTAAGACTTAGTTGCATTAGCTTCCGGGAATAGGTTCAAGGAAGCTGGTGCTTTAGCGTGGTCTATTATCCAATTAGGATAACTTAATGGGTATCTTCAGAGGTGAGTCTGCTTGTTATAGTGAGACGATATACGAATGATATCAATACGTCCAAGAACGTCTCTGATGTTGCTAAGGAGTCGACGACCACCCCAAGGAGACCGACGCTAAGGAGACGACGACCACACCAAGACTGGTGATGGCCTGGTAGACCACAAGCAGAGGCAGCGCCGGTCAGTGTTGGTCAGTCAAGCGCTTGAAGGTTGGCAGGAGCTAGTAAGGTCAAGGGAGTATAACCATACTAAATGAATTTACATTTACAATCCTTCCAACCTTGATTTTTATTAAAGGAGAAATACCGACTTTTCTGTACATCTGGTGACACACCTCTCAGCTCTTGGGCTCGCCTGGCGGCATGCCAATCAACTTTCATCAGCTTCGTTTTGTTTATGACAAGATAATTACACAGCTGTGGGCTCCCTATCACGGCTGTGGGCTCCCTATCACGGCTGTGGGCTCCCTATCACGGCTGTGGGCGCCCTATCACGGCTGTGGGCTCCCTATCACGGCTGTGGGCTCCCTATCACGGCTGTGGGCTCCCTATCACGGCTGTGGGCTCCCTATCACGGCTGTGGGCTCTCTATCACGGCTGTGGGCTCCCTATCACGGCTGTGGGCTCCCTATCACGGCTGTGGGCTCCCTATCACGGCTGTGGGCTCCCTATCACGGCTGTGGGCTCCCTATCACGGCTGTGGGCTCCCTATCACGGCTGTGGGCTCCCTATCACGGCTGTGGGCTCCCTATCACGGCTGTGGGCTCTCTATCACGGCTGTGGGCTCCCTATCACGGCTGTGGGCTCCCTATCACGGCTGTGGGCTCCCTATCACGGCTGTGGGCTCCCTATCACGGCTGTGGGCTCCCTATCACGTCTGTGGGCTCCCTATCACGGCTGTGGGCTCCCTATCACGGCTGTGGGCTCCCTATCACGGCTGTGGGCTCCCTATCACGGCTGTGGGCTCCCTATCACGGCTGTGGGCTCCCTATCACGGCTGTGGGCTCCCTATCACGTCTGTGGGCTCCCTatcacggttgtgggctccctatCACGGCTGTGGGCTCCCTATCACGGCTGTGGGCTCCCTATCACGGCTGTGGGCTCCCTATCACGGCTGTGGGCTCTCTATCACGGCTGTGGGCTCCCTATCACGGCTGTGGGCTCCCTATCACGGCTGTGGCCTCCCTATCACGGCTGTGGGCTCCCTATCACGGCTGTGGGCTCCCTATCACGGCTGTGGGCACTTCTGAGCAGCCCAACATGACTGTGGGTCCCTCTAAGCTCCCTAACACGACTGTGGCTCCTCTGAGCTCCCTAACACGGCTGTGGGCCCCTTTGAGCTCCCTAACACGGCTGTGGGCCCCTCTGAGCTCTCTAACACGACTGTGGGCCCCTCTGAGCTCCCTAACACGGCTGTGGGCCACTCGGAGTTCTTTAACACGGCTGTGGGCTCCTCTAAGCTCTTTAACACGGCTGTGGGCTCCTCGGAGAACCATAACACGGATTTGGGCACCTCTGAACTCTTTAACAGGGGTTGTGGGCCCCTCTGAGCTCCATAACACGGCTGTGGTCTTCTTTGAACTCCCTAACTCGGCTGTGGGCCTCCTCTGAGCACCCAAGCACGGCGGTCGGTACCAGTAAGCCACCCGAAACCGCTAGGAACTCCGTGACCTACCGTTAAGGTGCCAGGGGGctccgtactcacctagttgtactcacctagttgtgcttgcgggggctgagctctgactcttacatcccccctctcaaccgtcaatcaactggtgtacagattcctgagcctactgggctctatcatatctacatttgaaactgtgtatggagtcagctccaccacatcccttcctagtgtattccatttactaactacattggcactgaaaaaattctttctaacgtctctggttcatttgggtactcagtttccacctgtgtccctttgttcgcgtaccacccgtgttaaacagtttacctttatctaccctgtcaattcctctgataattttgtaggtagtgatcatgtctcccctcactcttctgttttccagtgtcgtaaggtgcatttcccgcagcctttcctcgagttctccgcacacttctttgtcgtttgtagtgaatctgtctgcccctatcctcagtttcattacctgttccttcactgttgttttcctcctgatgtggctgtgcagcaatttaggttgagtctttgccttgttcGCTAAGTCGTTTTCATATATCCCTCctgtctctcttctcaccctgacgtattcattcctggcgctctggtatctttctctgctctctagtcttCTGTTGTTTCATGCCCTGTTACTTAGTTGCTATGATAGcttacaactctgattaaaccatgagtttcttgtctgcatttcattgttttccttttggactgggacgaacttatctgctgcctccttacacttctatgtgatgtagtccatcatgtcttgaaccctctttcctctgagctctgtttcccaagctttatcatttaggaattttcttatctcctcatagtttctcttccggaatgccggcctattgctttctggtcccttccttgagtacattaacccttcttcgaccagatactcaaacaacagtacGCTGTtatcactcatacccacgggggcttcaggaccgatttcccttatgtctgaatcgtttaGAGTGAATACtaagtcgagtcttgctggttcatctttgCCTCTCATTCTCACTCACTTGTCTCGGAGTGACTCTGGCCACTCTGTGATCTGCCGTTGGGGTTCCTGGAGCTCCGTGACCTCCCATTGAGGTTCCTTGGGGTCCGTGAACAAGAACCGTAGGTCTCAAGGCTACTCCATAAcctctggagaaggttcagaacaCCGGAATCTCTGCCAAATTTATCCTATTAAGCTCCAATAAAGCTTTCACGCGAGACAAGAGAATTTCAGACCCATTTTTTGTTAAAGTTTCTTTGATAACCTGGAAAGTGTTTTGCTGCGAGAAAAGCTGAGTTGCGACAACAAGAGAAATGAACGTAATTATTAAAGTTATGACGAAGAATACCTCGTTAATGAGAAGAAAAGTTAAAGGATTCATCGTTGCAAAGATTTTAGTTGTCAAGGATCCGCAGCGAGGGCATGGTAGATGGCAGCGAGGGCATGGTAGATGGCAGCGAGGGCATGGTAGATGGCAGCGAGGGCATGGTAGAGGGCAGCGAGGGCATGGTAGATGGCAGCGAGGGCATGGTAGATGGCAGCGAGGGCATGGTAGATGGCAGCGAGGGTATGGTAGATGGCAGCGAGGGCATGGTAGATGGCAGCAAGGGCATGGTAGATGGCAGCGAGGGCATGGTAGATGGCAGCGAGGGCATGGTAAAGGGCAGCGAGGGCATGGTAGATGGCAGCGAGGGCATGGTAGATGGCAGCGAGGGCATGGTAGATGGCAGCGAGGGCATGGTAGATGGCAGCGAGGGCATGGTAGAGGGCAGCGAGGGCATGGTAGAGGGCAGCGAGGGCATGGTAGATGGCAGCGAGGGCATGGTAGATGGCAGCGAGGGCATGGTAGATGGCAGCGACGGCATGGTAGATGGCAGCGAGGGCATGGTAGATGGCAGCGAGGGCATGGTAGATGGCAGCGAGGGTATGGTAGATGGCAGCGAGGGCATGGTAGAGGGCAGCGAGGGTATGGTAGATGGCAGCGAGGGCATGGTAGATGGCAGCGAGGGCATGGTAGAGGGCAGCGAGGGTATGGTAGATGGCAGCGAGGGCATGGTAGAGGGCAGCGAGGGTATGGTAGAGGGCAGCGAGGGTATGGTAGATGGCAGCGAGGGCATGGTAGAGGGCAACGAGGGTATGGTAGATGGCAGCGAGGGCATGGTAGAGGGGAGCGAGGGTATGGTAGATGGCAGCGAGGGCATGGTAGAGGGCAGCGAGGGTATGGTAGATGGCAGCGAGGGCATGGTAGATGGCAGCGAGGGCATGGTAGAGGGCAGCGAGGGTATGGTAGATGGCAGCGAGGGCATGGTAGAGGGCAGCGAGGGTATGGTAGAGGGCAGCGAGGGTATGGTAGATGGCAGCGAGGGCATGGTAGAGGGCAGCGAGGGTATGGTAGATGGCAGCGAGGGCATGGTAGAGGGCAGCGAGGGTATGGTAGATGGCAGCGAGGGCATGGTAGAGGGGAGCGAGGGTATGGTAGATGGCAGCGAGGGCATGGTAGATGGCAGCGAGGGCATGGTAGAGGGCAGCGAGGGCATGGTAGATGGCAGCGAGGGTATGGTAGATGGCAGCGAGGGCATGGTAGAGGGCAGCGAGGGTATGGAAGATGGCAGCGAGGGCATGGTAGAGGGCAGCGAGGGCATGGTAGAGGGCAGCGAGGGTATGGTAGATGGCAGCGAGGGTATGGTAGAGGGCAGCGAGGGCATGATAGAGGGCAGCGAGGGCATGGTAGAGGGCAGCGAGGGCATGGTAGAGGGCAGCGAGGGCATGGTAGAGGGCAGCGAGGGCATGGTAGAGGGCAGCGAGGGCATGGTAGAGGGCAGCGAGGGTATGGTAGATGGCAGCGAGGGCATGGTAGAGGGCAGCGAGGGCATGGTAGAGGGCAGCGAGGGCATGGTAGAGGGCAGCGAGGGCATGGTTGAGGGCAGCGAGGGCATGGTAGAGGGCAGCGAGGGCATGGTAGATGGCAGCGAGGGCATGGTAGAGGGCAGCGAGGGCATGGTAGATGGCAGCGAGGGCATGGTAGATGGCAGCGAGGGTATGGTAGAGGGCAGCGAGGGCATGGTAGATGGCAGCGAGGGCATGGTAGATGGCAGCGAGGGCATGGTAGAGGGCAGCGAGGGCATGGTAGATGGCAGCGAGGGTATCGCAGAGAATTACACAACGTGGAGGACAAGGTAGTGTGGAGGACAAGGTAGTGTGGAGGGCGAGGTAGTGTGGAGGGCGAGGTAGTGTGGAGGACAAGGTAGTGTGGAGGGCGAGGTAGTGTGGAGGGCGAGGTAGTGTGGAGGACAAGGTAGTGTGGAGGTCAAGGTAGTGTGGAGGACAAGGTAGTGTGGAGGGCGAGGTAGTGTGGAGGACAAGGTAGTGTGGAGGGCGAGGTAGTGTGGAGGACAAGGTAGTGTGAAGGGCGAGGTAGTGTGGAGGACAAGGTAGTGTGGAGGTCAAGGTAGTGTGGAGGACAAGGTAGTGTGGAGGGCGAGGAAGTGTGGAGGACAAGGTAGTGTGGAGGACAAGGTAGTGTGGAGGACAAGGTAGTGTGGAGGACAAGGTAGTGTGGAGGGCGAAGTAGTGTGGAGGACAAGGTAGTGTGGAGGTCAAGGTAGTGTGGAGGGCGAGGTAGTGTGGAGGGCGAGGTAGTGTGGAGGGCGAGGTAGTGTGGAGGTCAAGGTAGTGTGGAGGACAAGGTAGTGTGGAGGTCAAGGTAGTGTGGAGGACAAGGTAGTGTGGAGGTCAAGGTAGTGTGGAGGACAAGGTAGTGTGGAGGGCGAGGTAGTGTGGAGGACAAGGTAGTGTGGAGGGCGAGGTAGTGTGGAGGTCAAGGTAGTGTGGAGGACAAGGTAGTGTGGAGGACAAGGTAGTGTGGAGGTCAAGGTAGTGTGGAGGTCAAGGTAGTGTGGAGGTCAATGTAGTGTGGAGGACAAGGTAGTGTAGAGGTCAAGGTAGTGTGGAGGACAAGGTAGTGTGGAGGGCGAGGTAGTGTGGAGGTCCAGGTAGTGTGGAGGTCCAGGTAGCGTGGAGGTCCAGGTAGTGTGGAGGTCCAGGTTGTGTGGAGGTCCAGGTAGTGTggaggtgaaggtagtgtggaggTCCAGGTAGTGTGGAGGACAAGGTAGTGTGGAGGGCGAGGCAGTGTGGAGGTCAAGGTAGTGTGGAGGTCCAGGTAGTGTGGAGGTCCAGGTAGTGTGGAGGACAAGGTAGTGTGGAGGGCGAGGTAGTGTGGAGGTCAAGGTAGTGTGGAGGTCCAGGTAGTGTGGAGGTCAAGGTAGTGTGGAGGACAAGGTAGTGTGGAGGGCGAGGTAGTGTGGAGGACAAGGTAGTGTGGAGGTCGAGGTAGTGTGGAGGACAAGGTAGTGTGGAGGTCAAGGTAGTGTGGAGGTCAAGGTAGTGTGGAGGTTAAGGTAGTGTTTAGGTTGAGGTTGTGTGGAGGTCGAGGTAGTGTGGAGGTCCAGGTAGTGTGGAGGTCCAGGTAGTGTGGAGGTCCAGGTAGCATGGAGGTCCAGGTAGTGTGGAGGACAAGGTAGTGTGGAGGACAAGGTAGTGTGGAGGTCCAGGTAGCGTGGAGGTCCAGGTAGTGAGGAGGTCCAGGTAGTGTGGAGGTCCAGGTAGCGTGGAGGTCCAGGCAGTGTGGAGGTCCAGGTAGTGTGGAGGTCCAGGTAGCGTGGAGGTCCAGGTAGCGTGGAGGTCCAGGTAGCGTGGAGGTCAAGGTAGTGTGGAGGTCCAGGTAGCGTGGAGGTCCAGGTAGCGTGGAGGTCCAGGTAGCGTGGAGGTCCAGGCAGTGTGGAGGTCCAGGTAGTGTGGAGGTCCAGGTAGCGTGGAGGTCCAGGTAGCGTGGAGGTCCAGGCAGTGTGGAGGTCCAGGTAGCGTGGAGGTCAAGGTAGTGTGGAGGTCCAGGTAGCGTGGAGGTCCAGGTAGCGTGGAGGTCCAGGTAGTGTGGAGGACAAGGTAGTGTGGAGGACAAGGTAGTGTGGAGGTCCAGGTAGCGTGGAGGTCCAGGTAGTGAGGAGATCCAGGTAGTGTGGAGGTCCAGGTAGCGTGGAGGTCCAGGCAGTGTGGAGGTCCAGGTAGTGTGGAGGTCCAGGTAGCGTGGAGGTCCAGGTAGCGTGGAGGTCCAGGTAGCGTGGAGGTCAAGGTAGTGTGGAGGTCCAGGTAGCGTGGAGGTCCAGGTAGCGTGGAGGTCCAGGTAGCGTGGAGGTCCAGGTAGCGTGGAGGTCCAGGTAGTGTGGAGGTCCAGGTAGCGTGGAGGTCGAGGTTTTATGACCTAAAATGCTATACTTTTAGGTGCAGAATGTCTTGAGTCTTTCCAACATATGAGTCAAGTCTACAGAGGTGAATGACGAATATGGAACAAAATCATGGAAAGCTGCAGTAAGTGTTATCGTACTTAATAACATTAATTTTGCACCCCATCTATCGTCCGGATTTGGCCGGTATCTGgaaaaaatggcggccacaaataGTTTTGGTAAATATCTTTAGGACTGAATTTAGGAGAAATTGTGTCGACATGTAAAATAATATACTtaaaatattataattttttttttgtatatatacattttttagtGCGTGGACAGTGTTGACGCTAGAGGTGCGAGAGTTTTTCATACACTTTATACACATAATTTTTTCGAACCCCAGTTACGAAATATCACATGCAAAATGGTGTTGTATGCTATTGAAGGGTGCTTTAAGCCCTTACGTTAAGTGTATATTTATCGTTTGTTTGATGAAGTATGATTAAGAACAGTTAACTTGCGCTAAACTTTTATTTTGTGGAAAAATATCTTCATCAGGAATATGGTTCATCTGTGAAGATAACTTCACAAATGTAAGTGAGGGAATCTCTGGTGTAGTGAAAGTGAAAGTTGTGAAAACAGTGATAGACTGCAGCAGTTAATGGAACGATGGAAAACGTTCTCAATAGAAGGACTGAACAAAGTGACAGTGCATGAACAATGTATTGAACCACAgtcaccgtgtggagactgtgcaccgtgtggagactgtgcaccgtgtggagactgtgcaccgtgtggagactgtgcaccgtgtggagactgtgcaccgtgtggagactgtgcaccgtgtggagactgtgcaccgtgTAGAGACTgtgcactgtgtggagactgtgcaccgtgtagagactgtgcaccgtgtagagactgtgcaccgtgtagagactgtgcaccgtgtagagactgtgcaccgtgtggagactgtgcaccgtgTAGAGACTGTGCACCGTGTAGAGACTGcgcaccgtgtggagactgtgcaccgtgtggagactgtgcaccgtgtggagactgtgcaccgtgTAGAGACTGCGCACCGTGTAGAGACTGTGCaaagtgtggagactgtgcaccgtgtggagactgtgcaccgtgtagagactgtgcaccgtgtggagactgtgcaccgtgtggagactgtgcaccgtgtggagactgtgcaccgtgtggagactgtgcaccgtgtggagactgtgcaccgtgtggagactgtgcaccgtgtagagactgtgcaccgtgtggagactgtgcaccgtgtggagactgtgcaccgtgtggagactgtgcaccgtgtggagactgtgcaccgtgTAGAGACTGTGCACCGTGTAGAGACTGTGCACCGTGTAGAGACTGTGCACCGTGTAGAGCCTGTGCACCGTG from the Procambarus clarkii isolate CNS0578487 chromosome 10, FALCON_Pclarkii_2.0, whole genome shotgun sequence genome contains:
- the LOC138363207 gene encoding uncharacterized protein, with the protein product MVDGSEGMVDGSEGMVDGSEGMVEGSEGMVDGSEGMVDGSEGMVDGSEGMVDGSEGMVDGSKGMVDGSEGMVDGSEGMVKGSEGMVDGSEGMVDGSEGMVDGSEGMVDGSEGMVEGSEGMVEGSEGMVDGSEGMVDGSEGMVDGSDGMVDGSEGMVDGSEGMVDGSEGMVDGSEGMVEGSEGMVDGSEGMVDGSEGMVEGSEGMVDGSEGMVEGSEGMVEGSEGMVDGSEGMVEGNEGMVDGSEGMVEGSEGMVDGSEGMVEGSEGMVDGSEGMVDGSEGMVEGSEGMVDGSEGMVEGSEGMVEGSEGMVDGSEGMVEGSEGMVDGSEGMVEGSEGMVDGSEGMVEGSEGMVDGSEGMVDGSEGMVEGSEGMVDGSEGMVDGSEGMVEGSEGMEDGSEGMVEGSEGMVEGSEGMVDGSEGMVEGSEGMIEGSEGMVEGSEGMVEGSEGMVEGSEGMVEGSEGMVEGSEGMVDGSEGMVEGSEGMVEGSEGMVEGSEGMVEGSEGMVEGSEGMVDGSEGMVEGSEGMVDGSEGMVDGSEGMVEGSEGMVDGSEGMVDGSEGMVEGSEGMVDGSEGIAENYTTWRTR
- the LOC138363208 gene encoding homeobox-like protein HDP1, translating into MNNVLNHSHRVETVHRVETVHRVETVHRVETVHRVETVHRVETVHRVETVHRVETVHCVETVHRVETVHRVETVHRVETVHRVETVHRVETVHRVETVHRVETAHRVETVHRVETVHRVETVHRVETAHRVETVQSVETVHRVETVHRVETVHRVETVHQTVHRVETVHRVETVHRVEPVHRVETVHRVETAHRVETVHRVETVHRVETVHRVETVHRVETVHRVETVHRVETVHRVETVHRPKPLTGPLNVLRVVEDSCVPPEAPCLVELCHQQHLKVNFIHTREIRAAYHTAEILTGKLKFIKLQEEHEELQEVVAVFKERECYGIDTIVGVWSGNFSAIYGSALQLS